cgtggatgttaatttaaaaaaaaataactaagagGTAACGTTTTAGGTATGTATAGGgtagattttatattattatcacatCTTATTTCATATCTGGTACTAAATAatctactaaataaaatatttttctatccAGATAAATTTGCGGATATATGTTATGTAGCTagtatgataaaatattaaaaattggctagagcatcgacacagtcagtcggagatgcaggttcgatccccgctggaacggtcgatttttgatatgatattaaaaaaatgtttatattaaaacttcatacttaattatgatataatattttgcGAAAGAAATACAACAACATTATAACACAACCTTTACTTACATTCTACACCATATCGGATCTCATAAACGAGCTATAAGAAAAACTCATTAGCTATCAAGGATCATCATCATTCTTCTTCACATAATtctcactaaaatttaatacggctttgaaattataaatcaaaacatTATACCTTCTTcttaaatttatgatttttactACAGCATAAACCGGGTATTAATGTTAGTATTcagtatatatattgtataatttcaaattaaaaattacttttcgcTCGAAACGTGCTACGTAAGGAATTCTAGATGACGGATTATGTGGTGCTTTCATTACTGGTATAATGGCTGTAAAATGGTTAGCAATTTTATAACGTGATTACCTCTAATGTCGAAGAAACTTTCCTATTAGAGGCCGTCAACAAATTGTTTTCACACGTCATAACCAGTCAGGAAACACAACCGCAAGACGTCTCCGGCTAAACCGAAATGGTGAcggaaattaaaatcaaaatgccTGAGAAAAAATTTAAGTCTTTCAACGAAACGTTTCCACATTGCGCGTTTGCTTTGGCTATTGCTTTAATTTATCCAAATCCAGCGAAAACGAAACAGAGAGTTGCATTATTCTTCGTCATCATAGCTATAAATTCCTTGATTTTATATTGGTTTTTGTTATACTTGGTTAAGTGTATGTACAGATTAGACATGATTAACCTGTCTAGACAAGTGACAATAGGTATCCTTGCGTCTctcttcttttttaaatcattcTACGTTAACTACAAAACCGATAAATTCCATCAACTTCTTCAAAAAATAACGGATGATCTTTTAAAAGGCAACAATATGGACGAAGATTACAAAGTCATATATGAACAATACATTAAACTTGGAAAACTTGGTCAAACATGTTGGATTATCATTCCGATTTTGTTGAGTTCGCAATTTCCAATATACGCGGGTGCCTGCATGATTTATGAAAGTTTAAAAAGCGATGTAGGAAAGAAATATATGATACATGAAATGGAACTTAAACATATTGAAGATAAACAATATGAGTCACCTTATTTCGAGCTGGTATTTGCTTACAACATGGTGCAGTGCGTCGTTTTATCACCAAACTTTACCGGTTTTGACGGATCTTTCTGCATTGCAACAAATCATTTACGtcttaaatttaagttattagcACGTAAACTTTGTAAGGCTTTTCAAACTTCTCATTCCAGGGACGAATTGGAAATAAGAGTAAAAGAAACTATAAGAGATCATCAAGAAGCTTTAGTATTTTACAATGATCTTCAAGACGTTTATGGGGGCTGGCTTTTTGTGGTGTTCTTGCTCACATCGCTGCTTATTTCACTAAATATATACCAAATATATCTTAATCATCGAATAGATCCCAAGTACACAATATTCGCTATAAGTGGAATCATTCATATGTTTGCACCATCTTATTTCGCCAGTAATTTGATGAAGGTAAAACAATAAATCTgatgtacataataaattttctcGAATATTAGTAGAGGTTTATTTTATCAAGGGCAGATTATTACGAAGTGTTACAGTACTTACAGCAATATAaacgatattttataaataattacatttaaagaCCAATTTCAGAAATTGTAGAATATATAGTATTTATGGAATATATGACTATATTAATACAGAAAATAATTCCCAGAATTAGATAGAAGGGAGATAGTGttgatattttagttattttggtATTACTATGagttaaagatttttataacaaatattaatatattttacaacctgcggatctttaagtcgcgagtgaacaGGTTACTTCCaagt
Above is a genomic segment from Melitaea cinxia chromosome 5, ilMelCinx1.1, whole genome shotgun sequence containing:
- the LOC123653982 gene encoding odorant receptor 22b-like, with the translated sequence MVTEIKIKMPEKKFKSFNETFPHCAFALAIALIYPNPAKTKQRVALFFVIIAINSLILYWFLLYLVKCMYRLDMINLSRQVTIGILASLFFFKSFYVNYKTDKFHQLLQKITDDLLKGNNMDEDYKVIYEQYIKLGKLGQTCWIIIPILLSSQFPIYAGACMIYESLKSDVGKKYMIHEMELKHIEDKQYESPYFELVFAYNMVQCVVLSPNFTGFDGSFCIATNHLRLKFKLLARKLCKAFQTSHSRDELEIRVKETIRDHQEALVFYNDLQDVYGGWLFVVFLLTSLLISLNIYQIYLNHRIDPKYTIFAISGIIHMFAPSYFASNLMKTSEELSWDLYNANWESWADPAVTKLLIFMIAKSQQTLILTGKGIVYFNMQLFISVLQTSYSFFTLISS